The window CCGCATCGATTGACCTTAATCCAGGTCTCAGGTCGTACGAAAGCACCAGTGCGTACATCAGGCAGCCAGGCCCCGTAATGATCGTAGCACCGCCGCTGGTCCGGCGGATCACCGGGACGCTCGCCCGGGCGCAGGCGTCGAGTTGCACTTCCACCTCTGGACGCGACGAGCGGCCGAGGACCACCAGCGGGCTCGCCGGCTCCCAAAATCGCAACACCTCGAGCGGGTCGGGGCTCGCCTCGGCCTCGTCGAGCAAAGCCTCATCGAGCGCGATATTTTCGGCTGCCCCTGGTAACGTCAGATCAAGTAACAACATGCGAGTCCTTCGGGCGAGTTGCGATGGGCCGCCCCTTGCACGTAACGCCGCCGCTTGACGGAACTCCAACGCCCACTACACTTTCAGTATCAATCACTAGCCTGGATACAGGCTGCATTCCTGCGACGGCGCGCGAGCGCGCGGCCATCGCCACCTTCATCTTTTTTTGAGGCTGCTCCGCCGACTGGGACGACCGCTTTTAGTATGGCATTACCTTCGGACACGCATTCGTCGCCTTCGCCGTCGGGTCACGGCCTTCCGCCGGTCGAGCCCCCCAGCGCGCGGTTTATACTGCAGTTGTTCGTCGTGCCGGCGGTGATCGTCACCATCATCGTCCTGGTGTGGCTGTTGTTCAACTGGCTGGCACAGATGGGCTCGGATCCTACGAAGTACGTGGCGGCTTTACGCTCGAACAGCAAGGCCCGTTGGCAGGCAGCCGCCAGTCTGGCCGACGTGCTCAATGATGTCCGTAATGCTGACCTGAAGCGTGACCATCGGCTGGCCCAGGAATTGGCCACCTTGCTGAGCGACGAGTTACAGCGGCCCACCGATGCCGACGAGCAGGTCATGCTCGACGTCTACCTGTGCAGGGCACTGGGCGAGTTTTCAGTACCGGAAGTGGTGCCGCCGTTGGTCGAAGCGGCCGGTCGCACGCGCCCTGAGGATATCGGTGTTCGCCAAGCCGCGCTGGAAGGGCTGGCCGTGGTCGCCTCGAACTTGCCGGCTGCGGACAATCCTTATGCCAGCGACATGTCGCTAGCGCTCATTACGGCCGCCGGCGACGGAGACGCTCAAATTCGGTCGGCCGCGGCATTTGCACTGGGAGTGCTGGGGGATTCATCGTCCACAAATCAGTTGCAGAAGATGCTTAGCGACGTGTATCCAGACGTCCGCTACAACGCTGCGACCGGGCTCGCGCGTCACGGCCATGCCGGCGCATTGCCCGTCATCCTGGAAATGCTCGACCCGGCGGAGCAGGCCTCGCTAAAGCTGGAAACAGACGATCAAGCGCGTGAGTTCAAACGCAACCTGATCACTGTGAATGGACTGCAAGCTGCTGAAACGATCTATCGGGCTCTTCCCTCTACGGATCAACAGACGTTGCGCGGCGCCGTCGAGCGACTGACCGACAAAGAACAGCCCGCCGATATCCGTCTCAAGGCCACCGAGGAATTACGCCAATTCGAGGCCAACTCCGCGGCGGCGCCCGCCGCCTGAGAATCGAACATATAGCGCAAACCTCCTGCCACAACATGGGAGCGACCTTTATGGCGACAAACGAAGAAGTCATCGATCTGCTGCGGACGGCCTACTCGATGGAACTCGAGACGGTCATGAATTACATGGCCAATAGCATCAACCTTGATGGTGTCCGCGCCGAAGAGATCAAGAAGTCGCTGGCTCTGGACGTTACCGAAGAGCTCGGGCATGCCACCCAATTGGGACAGCGCATCAAGCAAATCGGCGGGCTGGTGCCGGGTTCGATGTCGATCAAACTTGGCAATCAGACGCAGCCATCGCCGAATACGACCGACGTGGTGGGCGTGATCAAAGCCGTGATCGCGGGCGAAGAAGCCGCCTGCGCACAATACAAGAAAATCATTCGCGCGACCGAGGGAGAGGACTACGTCACACAGGATCTGGCAGTCCAACTCCTCAAGGCCGAAGAAGAGCATCTGGTGCTGTTCAAAGGATTCTTGAAAGAGTACACGCAGAACTAGCGCGTGGTGGGGCCAATCACGACAGGGCCCATCTCATCAGTCCTGCTCCGGCCGGCACCGTCATGGTTCTTTCTGACATGGGCAACGCCCGTGTATGACGCTCGCCAGGACGCCGCGGCCGACTTGGAA of the Pirellulales bacterium genome contains:
- a CDS encoding HEAT repeat domain-containing protein, which translates into the protein MALPSDTHSSPSPSGHGLPPVEPPSARFILQLFVVPAVIVTIIVLVWLLFNWLAQMGSDPTKYVAALRSNSKARWQAAASLADVLNDVRNADLKRDHRLAQELATLLSDELQRPTDADEQVMLDVYLCRALGEFSVPEVVPPLVEAAGRTRPEDIGVRQAALEGLAVVASNLPAADNPYASDMSLALITAAGDGDAQIRSAAAFALGVLGDSSSTNQLQKMLSDVYPDVRYNAATGLARHGHAGALPVILEMLDPAEQASLKLETDDQAREFKRNLITVNGLQAAETIYRALPSTDQQTLRGAVERLTDKEQPADIRLKATEELRQFEANSAAAPAA
- a CDS encoding ferritin-like domain-containing protein, whose translation is MATNEEVIDLLRTAYSMELETVMNYMANSINLDGVRAEEIKKSLALDVTEELGHATQLGQRIKQIGGLVPGSMSIKLGNQTQPSPNTTDVVGVIKAVIAGEEAACAQYKKIIRATEGEDYVTQDLAVQLLKAEEEHLVLFKGFLKEYTQN